The following are encoded in a window of Mycolicibacterium tusciae JS617 genomic DNA:
- a CDS encoding NAD-dependent epimerase/dehydratase family protein — protein MAGKALVMGASGFVGSHVTRKLAERGDDVRVYLRKSSKTMGIDDLDVERCYGDLYDESALRAAMADRDVVYYCVVDTRFHLRDPAPLFETNVNCLQRVLDVATDADLHRFVFCSTIGTIALGEGRPATEDDAFNWPGIGGPYIESRRQAEDLVLRYARERGLPAVALNVSNPYGPLDWQPNQGLMVKLAAQGQLPVYVKGVSTEVVGIEDVAEAFLLAAEHGRVGERYIISETYMPMRELLTTAADGVGTRPPRFGIPLAVMYAAGFVNGVVSRLLRRDPVIDVTGVRLLHTTSPADHGKATRELGWNPRPAAESIRKAAQFHVDHSKEVSRRG, from the coding sequence ATGGCAGGTAAGGCCCTCGTCATGGGGGCGAGTGGCTTTGTCGGCTCCCATGTCACTCGGAAGCTTGCCGAGCGCGGCGACGATGTTCGGGTGTATCTCCGCAAGTCCAGTAAGACAATGGGCATCGACGACCTCGATGTCGAGCGGTGCTACGGCGACCTGTACGACGAGAGCGCCTTGCGCGCAGCGATGGCCGACCGAGATGTCGTCTACTACTGCGTGGTGGACACCCGCTTTCACCTGCGCGACCCGGCACCTCTTTTCGAAACCAACGTCAACTGCTTACAGCGGGTGCTCGACGTCGCCACCGACGCCGACCTGCACCGGTTCGTGTTCTGCAGCACCATCGGTACGATCGCCCTCGGCGAAGGCCGCCCGGCGACTGAAGACGATGCGTTCAACTGGCCGGGGATCGGCGGACCCTACATCGAGTCGCGCCGTCAGGCGGAGGACTTGGTCCTGCGCTATGCCCGCGAGCGGGGACTGCCCGCCGTCGCGCTGAATGTGTCCAACCCGTACGGACCGCTGGACTGGCAGCCGAATCAAGGGCTGATGGTGAAATTGGCTGCCCAGGGCCAGCTTCCGGTGTACGTCAAAGGTGTGTCCACTGAGGTAGTGGGTATCGAGGACGTCGCCGAGGCGTTCCTGCTCGCCGCCGAACACGGCCGGGTCGGCGAGCGCTACATCATTTCCGAGACGTACATGCCGATGCGGGAGTTGCTGACGACCGCGGCGGACGGGGTCGGCACGCGACCGCCGCGCTTCGGCATACCGCTTGCGGTGATGTACGCCGCGGGTTTCGTCAACGGAGTGGTGTCCCGATTGCTGCGACGCGATCCCGTCATCGACGTGACAGGCGTGCGTCTACTGCACACCACGTCGCCCGCGGATCACGGTAAGGCGACGCGGGAACTCGGCTGGAATCCGCGCCCCGCCGCCGAGTCGATACGGAAGGCGGCACAGTTCCACGTCGACCATTCCAAGGAAGTATCGCGCCGAGGTTGA
- a CDS encoding acyl-CoA dehydrogenase family protein, which translates to MDRYELRRLDYSLSEDHQAVQSAYREFFKTHCPIETVRAAEESGFDKSLWERLCAMGATSMALPESSGGDGATLVDLTLVAEELGRALAPVPWIDHVCAARLLARLGTVEPDVVNGKHLISFDPRQDNVSGVRLIPTGSIADRIIVRDGDEVVRLTFGTRPVRVDNIGKLPMAWVDPAAADDRAVLGSGSGALAEYQRALDEWRVLTAAALVGLVEETMTIAAEFAKSRYTLGVPISTLQGISHPLANIAITVQGGRNLARRAAWFLDNEPDERLELAPSAFVFMAEEASKAATMAVHIQGGLGVSAEAAASAYLVRARGWSLAGGDPGTTAKYIAEIVAARERPMSARARERPMSARAKSEG; encoded by the coding sequence ATGGACCGTTACGAACTGCGGAGGCTGGACTACAGCCTGTCGGAGGACCATCAGGCGGTCCAATCCGCGTATCGGGAGTTCTTCAAGACGCACTGCCCGATCGAGACCGTTCGCGCGGCCGAGGAATCGGGGTTCGATAAGAGTCTGTGGGAACGCCTGTGCGCCATGGGGGCAACCAGCATGGCGCTGCCGGAGTCCAGCGGAGGTGACGGCGCCACTCTCGTCGATCTGACGTTGGTGGCCGAGGAGCTCGGCCGGGCACTTGCGCCGGTTCCCTGGATCGACCATGTCTGTGCGGCGCGCTTGTTGGCACGGCTCGGCACGGTCGAGCCGGACGTCGTCAACGGTAAGCATCTGATCTCGTTCGACCCTCGACAGGACAACGTGTCCGGGGTGCGTCTGATCCCGACAGGGTCGATTGCCGACCGCATCATCGTGCGCGATGGTGACGAGGTCGTGCGACTGACGTTCGGGACCCGGCCGGTCAGGGTCGACAACATCGGCAAGTTGCCGATGGCATGGGTTGACCCCGCGGCCGCCGATGACCGTGCGGTTCTTGGCAGCGGGTCCGGCGCATTGGCCGAGTACCAGCGGGCACTCGATGAATGGCGGGTGCTGACCGCGGCAGCCTTGGTGGGTCTCGTCGAGGAGACGATGACCATCGCTGCCGAGTTCGCCAAGTCGCGCTACACACTCGGTGTTCCGATCTCGACGTTGCAGGGCATCTCGCATCCGCTGGCCAACATCGCCATCACGGTGCAGGGCGGACGCAACCTGGCGCGCCGGGCGGCGTGGTTCCTCGACAATGAGCCCGACGAGCGTCTGGAACTGGCGCCTTCGGCGTTCGTGTTCATGGCCGAAGAAGCGTCGAAGGCGGCGACGATGGCGGTCCATATCCAGGGCGGCCTCGGTGTTTCGGCGGAAGCCGCGGCCAGCGCCTATCTGGTGCGGGCCCGCGGATGGTCGCTGGCCGGCGGTGACCCCGGTACCACCGCCAAGTACATCGCCGAGATCGTCGCTGCGCGGGAAAGACCGATGAGCGCTCGCGCGCGGGAAAGACCGATGAGCGCTCGCGCGAAGAGCGAAGGATAG
- a CDS encoding amidohydrolase family protein, whose product MSPKAIDCLVNVHFGETEKQPEFMLKVRDDYFKGPQSLYDQVELPQLLEEMDERGVEKAILMDNLTKPSVTARKFVDQRPDKFALAMGGVNLLRPMPSLRELSAVVRDLPVAYTAVGPSFWGDGQYPPSDAVYYPLYTKCAELGLPLCVNTGLPGPPIPGEAQNPIHLDRVCVRFPELKLCMIHGADPWWDVAIRLMIKYRNLRLMTSAWSPKRLPDSLLHYMRTRGPDKVIFASDWPVLRMHRVVPEAVALDLPAEVRDNYLYNNANDFFFGPREEQ is encoded by the coding sequence ATGAGCCCGAAAGCAATTGATTGTCTGGTCAATGTCCACTTCGGCGAGACCGAGAAGCAGCCCGAGTTCATGCTCAAGGTGCGTGACGACTACTTCAAGGGACCCCAGTCGCTCTACGACCAGGTCGAACTCCCGCAGCTGCTCGAGGAGATGGACGAGCGCGGCGTCGAGAAGGCCATCCTGATGGACAATTTGACCAAGCCGTCGGTGACGGCCCGCAAGTTCGTCGACCAGCGGCCCGACAAGTTCGCACTCGCGATGGGCGGTGTGAACCTGCTGCGGCCGATGCCATCGCTGCGGGAGCTCAGCGCCGTCGTGCGCGACCTGCCGGTGGCGTATACCGCTGTGGGGCCCAGCTTTTGGGGTGATGGCCAGTATCCGCCGAGTGACGCCGTCTACTATCCTCTCTACACCAAATGCGCCGAACTCGGTTTGCCGCTGTGCGTAAACACCGGCCTGCCGGGACCTCCGATCCCCGGCGAGGCGCAGAACCCGATCCACCTTGACCGGGTCTGTGTGCGATTTCCGGAGCTGAAGCTGTGCATGATTCACGGGGCCGATCCGTGGTGGGACGTCGCGATCCGGCTGATGATCAAGTACAGGAATCTGCGGCTGATGACGTCGGCGTGGTCGCCGAAGCGGCTGCCGGACAGCCTTTTGCATTACATGCGCACCCGCGGACCGGACAAGGTGATCTTCGCGTCGGACTGGCCGGTGCTGCGAATGCATCGCGTGGTACCCGAAGCTGTGGCGCTGGACCTGCCCGCCGAGGTGCGCGACAACTACCTCTACAACAATGCGAACGACTTCTTTTTCGGACCGCGTGAGGAGCAGTGA
- a CDS encoding acyl-CoA dehydrogenase family protein, which yields MDFSRVELDDDDQAFLEEARGFLRTHVTDEVIRRDRETGDNFDEGVHLALGKAGYLEKEWKPESEGGFNRLRARIWALEKRRAHVPWVTSGTTAMISRSVEKFGSPELKAEVMPKVYSGHARLCLGYTEPEGGSDVATCKTRAVRDGEGWVINGSKMFTTGAHNCQYVFLITNTDPAAPKHKSLTMFLVPLDSPGIEIQGVRTVDGDRTNIVYYSDVRVDDKYRLGEVNDGWTVVREPLNVEHGAVAAAQDGLQDVSIMMHQAGFMATAVDKAAAKVAETGPDGRRLIDDGSVVYRLGRSVARMEASLSAPSIFGRVALAQTMRDISPDLMDILGTSAALPIGTDGAADDGAAEYVYRFAPLVGIYGGTLEVFRNMIAQYMLGLGKPAYAPPVAKKAS from the coding sequence ATGGATTTCTCACGGGTCGAACTCGACGACGACGATCAGGCCTTCCTCGAGGAGGCGCGCGGCTTCCTGCGCACCCACGTCACCGATGAAGTGATCCGCCGCGATCGCGAGACCGGCGACAACTTCGACGAAGGCGTGCATCTGGCGCTCGGCAAAGCGGGCTATCTGGAAAAGGAATGGAAGCCCGAATCCGAAGGCGGCTTCAACCGCCTTCGGGCCCGAATCTGGGCACTCGAGAAGCGGCGCGCCCACGTGCCGTGGGTCACCTCGGGCACCACGGCGATGATCTCGCGCTCGGTGGAGAAGTTCGGCTCGCCCGAACTGAAAGCCGAAGTCATGCCTAAGGTCTACAGCGGACACGCCCGCCTCTGCCTGGGTTACACGGAACCAGAGGGCGGCTCCGACGTGGCCACCTGCAAGACCCGCGCCGTGCGTGACGGCGAGGGATGGGTGATCAACGGATCGAAGATGTTCACCACCGGCGCACACAACTGCCAGTACGTTTTCCTGATCACCAACACCGACCCCGCGGCACCGAAGCACAAGAGCCTGACCATGTTTCTCGTTCCGCTGGATTCTCCGGGCATCGAGATCCAGGGCGTCCGCACGGTCGATGGTGACCGCACCAACATCGTCTACTACAGCGATGTACGCGTCGACGACAAATACCGGCTCGGAGAGGTGAACGACGGCTGGACCGTGGTCCGCGAACCCCTCAACGTCGAGCACGGTGCCGTGGCGGCCGCGCAGGACGGACTGCAGGATGTGTCGATCATGATGCACCAGGCCGGATTCATGGCCACCGCGGTCGACAAGGCGGCCGCCAAGGTCGCCGAGACGGGCCCCGACGGGCGTCGTCTGATCGACGACGGCTCGGTCGTATATCGGCTCGGGCGAAGCGTCGCCCGAATGGAGGCATCACTGAGCGCACCGAGCATCTTCGGCCGTGTCGCGCTCGCCCAGACCATGCGCGACATCTCGCCGGATCTCATGGACATCCTGGGTACGTCAGCGGCGCTGCCGATCGGTACCGACGGGGCGGCCGATGACGGGGCCGCCGAGTACGTCTACCGGTTCGCGCCGTTGGTCGGGATTTACGGCGGCACCCTTGAGGTGTTCCGAAACATGATCGCGCAGTACATGCTTGGCCTCGGAAAGCCGGCCTACGCACCGCCAGTCGCCAAGAAGGCGTCGTAG
- a CDS encoding thiolase family protein codes for MTNDVAIIGVGLHPFGRFEGKSAMEMGVDAIFAAVADAGVEWKDIQAATGGSWTVANPDAIVGMVGLSGIPFTNVFNACATAASAAKACADGIRLGDYDIGIAIGLDKHPRGAFTEDPALVGMPSWYAENGQYLTTQFFGMKANKYLHDHGVSHETLAKVAAKNFRNGALNPNAFRRKPIAEEDILNSTMLNYPLTQYMFCAPDEGAAAVVMCRADIAHKYAKKPVYLKAVEVRTRRFGAYEVNTTFAPVAEDVAPTVYAARSAFEKAGVAPEDVDVIQLQDTDAGAEIIHMAECGFCADGDQEKLLADGATEIGGALPINTDGGLIANGEPIGASGLRQIHELVRQLRGEAGDRQVPGEPKVGFAQLYGAPGTAAATILTT; via the coding sequence ATGACCAACGACGTCGCCATCATCGGTGTCGGGCTACACCCATTCGGCCGCTTCGAGGGCAAGTCAGCGATGGAGATGGGTGTTGACGCCATCTTCGCCGCGGTCGCCGACGCCGGCGTCGAATGGAAAGACATCCAGGCGGCCACCGGAGGCAGCTGGACCGTTGCCAACCCCGACGCCATCGTCGGCATGGTCGGCCTGTCCGGAATCCCGTTCACCAATGTGTTCAACGCGTGCGCGACGGCCGCCAGCGCCGCCAAGGCTTGTGCGGACGGAATCCGGCTGGGCGACTACGACATCGGCATTGCGATCGGTCTGGACAAACACCCCCGGGGCGCATTCACTGAGGATCCGGCGCTGGTGGGGATGCCGAGCTGGTACGCCGAAAACGGCCAGTACCTCACCACGCAGTTCTTCGGGATGAAGGCCAACAAGTATCTACATGACCACGGCGTCTCCCACGAGACGCTGGCCAAGGTCGCGGCCAAGAACTTCCGCAACGGCGCGCTGAACCCGAACGCGTTCCGCCGCAAGCCCATCGCCGAGGAGGACATTCTCAACTCGACGATGCTGAACTATCCCCTCACTCAATACATGTTCTGCGCGCCCGACGAGGGAGCAGCGGCTGTGGTCATGTGTCGCGCTGACATCGCGCACAAGTACGCCAAGAAGCCCGTGTATCTGAAGGCGGTCGAGGTGCGGACACGGCGGTTCGGCGCCTATGAGGTCAACACGACCTTCGCCCCGGTCGCCGAGGACGTCGCGCCCACGGTCTACGCCGCACGATCCGCATTCGAAAAGGCCGGTGTGGCACCGGAAGACGTCGATGTCATTCAGCTGCAGGACACCGATGCCGGCGCGGAGATCATCCATATGGCCGAGTGCGGGTTCTGCGCCGACGGGGATCAGGAGAAGTTACTGGCCGACGGCGCCACCGAGATCGGTGGCGCACTACCGATCAACACCGATGGCGGGCTGATCGCCAACGGCGAACCCATCGGAGCATCGGGCCTGCGTCAGATCCACGAGTTGGTGCGCCAATTGCGCGGTGAGGCGGGCGACCGGCAGGTCCCCGGAGAGCCGAAAGTCGGCTTCGCCCAGCTCTACGGTGCGCCCGGCACCGCAGCGGCGACCATCCTCACGACTTAA
- a CDS encoding acyl-CoA synthetase yields the protein MGEWTIGAVLDAIADADPDRLMTICGTRRSTFGGSAERTRRLANYLAGQGLGAHRERGELANWECGQDRVALIMHNDLYPDMVIGSLKARTVPVNVNYNYAPREVAELLEYLQPRAVIYHRSFGPKLADVLPPAAADLMISVDDDSSVPLLPGAISLDDALAQGDTDRDIAASPDDVMMVCTGGTTGRPKGVMWRQSDTYVVSMNGADHESVGEIHAKLGFEGQPWFAVSPLMHAAGMWTAFAGLLNGLPIVLYDRTRFDPCAVLQTAEREKVGMMTMVGDAYAGPLVEELRSGSYDLSSMYAIGTGGAATNPKHQQALLELLPQITLINGYGSSETGNVGFGRSQRGDQKDTFVLREGALVLSEDYSRFLQPGEQEVGFVARGGRIPLGYFDDEAATRKTFPVVEGQRVVISGDRGSLTPDGSLQLFGRDSLVVNTGGEKVFVEEVEEVLRAYAGVADALVVGRPSERWGEEIVALVALQSDVHVTSEQLHGQCTSRLARFKAPKEFIIVDQVRRLGNGKPDYRWAKATAVQEASLT from the coding sequence ATGGGCGAATGGACCATCGGGGCGGTGCTCGACGCGATCGCCGACGCCGACCCCGACCGGCTCATGACCATCTGCGGTACGCGCCGCAGCACGTTCGGGGGGTCGGCGGAGCGCACCCGCCGATTGGCCAATTACCTTGCCGGGCAGGGGTTGGGCGCGCACCGGGAGCGAGGCGAGCTCGCGAACTGGGAATGCGGACAGGACCGCGTGGCACTCATCATGCACAACGATCTGTACCCCGACATGGTTATCGGTTCGCTGAAGGCACGAACCGTGCCGGTCAACGTCAACTACAACTACGCGCCGCGCGAGGTGGCCGAACTCCTGGAATACCTGCAGCCGCGGGCGGTGATCTACCACCGCTCATTCGGGCCGAAGTTGGCCGACGTCCTTCCGCCTGCCGCCGCGGATCTGATGATCTCCGTCGACGACGACAGCTCTGTGCCGCTGTTACCGGGCGCCATCAGCTTGGACGATGCTCTGGCACAGGGAGATACGGATCGCGACATCGCCGCGTCACCCGATGATGTGATGATGGTGTGCACCGGCGGAACCACCGGCCGCCCGAAAGGGGTGATGTGGCGGCAGAGCGACACGTACGTCGTGTCCATGAACGGCGCCGACCACGAATCTGTCGGCGAAATCCATGCCAAGCTCGGCTTCGAAGGTCAGCCGTGGTTCGCCGTATCTCCGCTGATGCATGCAGCGGGCATGTGGACAGCCTTTGCGGGCCTCCTCAATGGGCTGCCGATCGTGCTCTACGACAGGACGCGCTTCGACCCATGTGCGGTGCTTCAAACGGCGGAGCGTGAGAAAGTCGGCATGATGACGATGGTCGGTGATGCCTACGCAGGGCCGCTGGTCGAGGAACTGCGCAGCGGTTCGTATGACCTGTCGTCGATGTATGCGATCGGGACCGGCGGGGCGGCCACCAATCCGAAACACCAACAGGCACTTCTGGAGTTACTGCCGCAAATCACCCTGATCAACGGCTACGGCTCCTCCGAGACGGGGAACGTGGGCTTCGGGCGCAGCCAACGCGGGGATCAGAAAGACACGTTCGTGCTCAGGGAAGGCGCGCTGGTTCTGTCGGAGGACTACAGTCGCTTCCTGCAACCGGGGGAGCAGGAGGTCGGCTTCGTCGCACGCGGTGGACGCATCCCGCTCGGCTATTTCGACGACGAAGCCGCCACTCGCAAAACCTTCCCCGTCGTCGAAGGACAGCGTGTGGTGATCTCGGGGGACCGCGGCTCGCTCACCCCCGACGGCTCTCTACAGTTGTTTGGGCGGGATTCGCTCGTCGTCAACACCGGAGGCGAAAAGGTTTTCGTCGAAGAGGTCGAGGAAGTGTTGCGCGCATACGCGGGTGTGGCCGACGCGCTGGTCGTCGGGCGGCCCAGTGAGCGGTGGGGTGAAGAAATCGTCGCCCTGGTGGCCCTGCAATCAGACGTCCACGTCACGTCCGAACAGCTTCACGGGCAATGCACATCGCGTCTCGCGCGGTTCAAGGCGCCGAAGGAGTTCATCATCGTCGATCAAGTCCGTCGCCTCGGAAACGGCAAACCTGACTACCGCTGGGCGAAAGCCACTGCGGTACAAGAGGCATCGCTGACATGA
- a CDS encoding alpha/beta fold hydrolase translates to MPTITTNDGVDIYFKDWGSGQPIVFSHGWPLSADDWDTQMLFFLQHGFRVVAHDRRGHGRSSQVADGHDMDHYADDLAAVVEHLDLRDAVHIGHSTGGGEVAHYLARHGQDRAVKAVLISSVPPLMVQTDANPGGLPKEVFDDLQAQLAANRSEFYHSLASGPFYGFNRPGVESSEPIIQNWWRQGMMGGAKAHYDGIVAFSQTDFTEDLKNITIPVLVMHGDDDQVVPYADSGPLSAELLPNGTLKTYPGYPHGAFTTRHDVINPDLLEFIRS, encoded by the coding sequence ATGCCCACCATCACCACCAATGACGGCGTAGACATTTACTTCAAGGACTGGGGTTCGGGTCAGCCGATCGTCTTCAGTCACGGATGGCCGCTGTCGGCCGACGACTGGGACACTCAGATGCTGTTCTTCCTGCAGCACGGCTTCCGTGTCGTCGCGCATGATCGCCGCGGCCACGGCCGCTCGTCCCAGGTCGCCGACGGCCACGACATGGACCACTACGCCGACGACCTCGCCGCAGTCGTCGAACATCTCGACCTGCGCGATGCCGTGCACATCGGCCATTCGACCGGTGGTGGTGAAGTCGCCCATTATCTCGCCCGGCACGGCCAGGATCGCGCCGTCAAGGCCGTGCTCATCAGCTCGGTGCCGCCGCTGATGGTGCAGACCGACGCGAACCCCGGTGGCCTGCCCAAGGAAGTCTTCGACGATCTTCAGGCCCAGCTGGCGGCCAACCGGTCGGAGTTCTACCACTCGCTGGCGTCGGGACCGTTCTACGGATTCAACCGCCCCGGCGTGGAATCCTCGGAGCCGATCATCCAGAACTGGTGGCGCCAAGGGATGATGGGCGGCGCCAAGGCGCATTACGACGGCATCGTCGCGTTCTCGCAGACCGACTTCACCGAGGATTTGAAGAACATCACGATTCCGGTTCTGGTGATGCACGGCGACGACGACCAGGTCGTGCCGTACGCAGACTCCGGGCCACTGTCAGCCGAGCTACTTCCGAACGGAACCCTCAAGACGTATCCCGGCTACCCACATGGCGCGTTCACCACCCGTCACGACGTCATCAATCCCGACCTGCTGGAGTTCATTCGGTCGTGA